A window of the Microscilla marina ATCC 23134 genome harbors these coding sequences:
- a CDS encoding BKACE family enzyme, translating into ADMAAFNMGSMNYAIYSKKAKKFHWNTIFQNSFDDMIFYVEKMNEAGTIPEMECFDTGHIHNAQPLREMGLVPDNAVYSLVMGVLGGIPASTENLMHQIRQVPDGRHWQVIGISRKQWQLAAVAITMGGSFRVGLEDNFYLPNGEMAKSNGECVDAGVHLTHTMGREVATIDEAREMLNIPLVSPQATVNSQ; encoded by the coding sequence GCCGATATGGCGGCTTTTAATATGGGCAGTATGAACTATGCAATTTACTCTAAAAAAGCCAAAAAATTCCACTGGAATACCATCTTCCAAAACTCGTTTGACGACATGATATTTTATGTGGAAAAAATGAATGAAGCAGGTACCATTCCTGAAATGGAGTGTTTTGATACCGGACACATCCATAATGCCCAACCCTTGCGCGAAATGGGGCTTGTGCCCGATAATGCTGTATACAGCCTGGTAATGGGGGTATTGGGCGGCATTCCGGCAAGTACCGAAAACTTGATGCACCAAATAAGACAAGTACCCGATGGCAGACACTGGCAGGTGATCGGCATTAGCCGCAAGCAATGGCAACTTGCTGCTGTAGCCATTACTATGGGGGGCAGCTTTAGGGTTGGTTTAGAAGATAACTTTTACTTGCCTAACGGCGAAATGGCAAAATCGAACGGCGAGTGTGTAGATGCTGGCGTGCACCTGACCCATACAATGGGGCGCGAGGTGGCTACTATAGACGAAGCTAGAGAGATGTTGAACATTCCATTGGTTAGTCCACAGGCAACAGTCAACAGTCAATAG